Genomic window (Nicotiana sylvestris chromosome 7, ASM39365v2, whole genome shotgun sequence):
TTTTCTTTACTTACttgaactttgaaaataattaagAAAGCAGAAAGTCTAAGTATATATGTTATTTGACAAGTGATAGCGGAAACCACTGAATTGCTTCAAATTTGACTCTACCTCTCTTTGGTAGATACACAATGTGGACCATTCATTTCCCAATGGAGAGGAGGAGTGTTTATGCACCTTCATAATATCTTGGCTTCACGGTCCAAAGGAAGGATGCTTAACCGCTACCAGAATTGAAGGCATGTGTACCATAAAAGGTGTTGCTCAAGTTGATCCTAAAATAGCTTCCTTCTTGAAACTGGTGAACCAGAATCTTGGAAAATCCTCTTCCATGTTAACTTCTGCTTCGAAGAATGACAGTCCAGCATCTAAAGTATCATTTTGTGAAAGAACAGGCAGTAATTTGTCTATTAATTCATCCTTTGAGGCAAGTTTTACTGAATAATGTTCATAAATTGAGGTTGGGATGCGCACACCTAAGACATTAACTGCTTCCTTGTTCCATAGGGAATTAATAGTGCCAAGAGTATCGTTGGTGTGACATCAGGAGGTATGTTCTGAAACTCCATCACCTGTTATGATGCAATACTTTCaccttttcttaatttcttccttATGAGCTGCAGCAACAGACAGTAAGTATAGCAGGGATTGGGAACAAGACAAAGATCTTGGAAGGCTATACCCAAGTTCCCATCTCATGCTTATTGAAAACTTGGAGAGAAACTTATTACCATCATCATTCAGGGATTTTATACATGAAAATACTTCTGTTTCATCAGAAGTATACATTTTACCAAGTCTATCTATGCCATATGCGAGAAGTATTATTGTGGTTGATTGTGAAGCGAAGCTTCAGCAGATACACCAGTTTTTGGAGAATCCGGCCCACCTTGTTGTGTCCTCAACTGGAAGGTATGCCCCATGCATTCAATTTCTTCATTGTTAATTTGTTATAGCTGACTATAATAAATGCTAACATGTCTATAAATGCATAGGAGCTATAGGTTCAGGTTGTATTGTCCCGTTTCACAATACTGATTCCATGAAGCAGTTAAGCAATTTTTGGCACTAtttgcttttctttatttctcaGTCTCTAAAATTGGTTTACTCCAATCCCCTGATATCTACATGGTAATGAAGCATTACGCCGTGTCGGGTGCCACTTTGGTCTCTAATGCTTTTATAAGCTAGTTCTTAGCGATTTAGGTGTTTAGGATCTCCAAGTAATCCTCTCCAAATTAAATTTGTGTCATAATTGTAGACCCTGTTGCCATTAATGCATACAATCAAGATTTTCATGCTCGTGCATCCATCTTCTAGACTGTCAGGGAGTCGCGTGTTTTTCGTTTGTCTTTCACAGGCCATTGGTTATAACTGAAAGAGATTCAAGGCAGGACATAATTAAGATGTGGTCTTGGAGCTTGGGCTACGGACCTCAGGTAAGACGTTACAACTTTATAGGTTACATGAAATCAGGCCGTAAGGCAAAAAAGGATCCACCTTTCCTGGATGTGCAGCATTTCATAAATGAGTTGAGAAACATACAAAATGTGATACAGGTTAAAAGATGTCCTTATATGAGGTACTTTGATAAAGTAGAAAAAGTTCCAGTATAAATAGATACCTGCTACTtgtcaaaaaagaagaaaaaaagggaacCTGGATGCTCCAATTATCACTTGTCAAACTCAATTACATTAAACAACAGGAAATTATAAAGGTAAGAATGTAGAAATATAGGTCATGATTGTGTGGAAGTTATGTTATTTAGGCGTATTAGAGACAACGCCGGCTGAAGGGTAAAGCAACCCAAGCAGGGGGCTTCAGGCCCCCAAATTCTGGGGGCGCCATTTTCAATTGacaatattttataaattaattttttatataaaaaattgaTTATCTTaaagttaaaataaaataaaaaacttacaaacaggaaaagaaaattttaatttgttATTGATATTGACCCTTGAGTTTGAATAATCTGAAGCATAcacaaatatttttaattttttgtttagtGGGTAAAAACTGAGATTACTAGTtgataaaaatctgaaaaaaataTTTACTTAGCCTTGATTAAAACATAATAGCCACTCTGTGATAGTTTAggcttattttttaaattatatagCATTAAAGAAAATATTACAAGTAGAAGATAAAACTCTAATCGACATACTTGATAAGATAACAAGACTTGATTTTTTTCAATGTTATTCCTTATAGAATAAAATATACTATAACAATTGCATCGGGGAAAGacattttttcaaattaaaattgataaaatcttgtaTAGGATCAACAATGTCTCGCGAGAAGCTAACTGGATTAGATGAGCAGTATTATCAGATGAAAAAAGAATTATTAGGATAACTCGAtcataagaaaattattaataattttgcatctaaaaaagttagaaaaatgtacttcaaataaaaatatctaatttttttttaaaaaaaataaaaattaaggtCTCTCATTAAATTTTGCTTTAGGCCACCAACAATGTTGAGCCACCCCTATTTAGGGAAAAGGTTCACTATCGGAATCAAACCCTTTTTCATCAGTAGTAGTTGGATGAAATGAAGAAGAGCAAAGTCACACCGACCCTGACCTTGTTGGAGTAATCGCCAACCCCTAAATCAAATTCACGCACGGACAAGCTTAATACATTGGTCCATGCACATCCGTACCTGCAGCATCTCCATAGATTTTTTATATGGGAGAGCGtttttttgaaatttgaactTGGACAAGTCATATACTTCTGATTTCTCGTAGCGAATAGATGTCCTATAGCAGTTTGTCCAGGTTGATTTTCCCAACCTCACCTTAGTTCCCTGTCTTTATGTAGGATATGCATCTAGGATCAATAAGTACGGACAAAGATCTGATGGTGGTACATTCAGGAACAGAAACATACAAAAGAGCAAAGCAATTAAAAGATTTGTTTCTAGAGTTCACGACTCATCTAAAGCAACTTTATCAGAAGTTCTCTGTGGAAGAGATGATGATTTTGCAGACACAGCAACAGTTCAACCAGTCTTTTATTCATAGAGCTATGTGTGAGCCCTAGTATGTAGTGGTATATTGCTCGTGTATATTTTGGCCATTGCAACACGTACGTTCTTGACAGAGAAGTTGTTGTTTTTCTATAACATTAGAAGATTTAGGctttatatattttatatttgtCAAAGTTGGAGTTCACTTCTTGTTCACTGAGCCTCTAAGAAAATGCCTTTTAAGCGACCTTGTTATATCcggtattttttttttcaaattttcattacaCAGATCGAGCATGAAATTCTTAGAGTGATTTGCCACTATACTATGCTGAAATGGAGATTTGAGGAGAGATAGGAACCCTAACTAATGAGGGAGAAGAGAGAAGAGGAGCGTGAAGATGAATGTAACCGTGGAAAAATGAATACTCTGTATCTCATTATTGTACAAGCTATGTATATATACAAGGCTTTACTAACTGCGATAACCACCTCACTAACCAATCACGTGTATcattaactaactaactaacacaCCAATCTGCTAGCACATAAATAGACTAAACTACCCATGTATTCAAGTTACATCTTTGAtctcaacactccccctcaagctaggtggtagaaagacatcaagtacaCCTAGCTTGGACATCAAATACTCGTGTTGCACTCGTGGTAGACCTTTGGTTAGAATGTCTGCTAAGTGCTCCTTTGTAGCTACATATTTTGTTTGTACCAAACCATCCTGTATCTTTTCCCTTATAAAGTGAAGGTCTATTTCAATATGTTTAGTTCATTCATGAAATACTAGATTGGCAACTATTTGAATTGTTGCTTTATGTCAGTGTAGATGTTCACAGGGAGACCAACTTCTATACCAATGTCTTTGAACAGACCaagtatccacaccaattcagctATAGTTGATGCAATGCTTCTGTACTCAGATTCTACAGAGCTCCTAGAAATGGTGCTCTGTTTCTTTGACTTCGATGATATGAGAGAATCACCATACTTGATGAAGAAGCCTGTTACTAACTTCCTAGTGATAGTTGTTAGTCTGCATCACAATATGCAGTGATAGTGTTTCTCTGTTTGCTAGACAACAGTATGCCTTGACCTAGTTGGTTCTTAACATATCTAACCACTCTTTGAGCAGCTTCCAAATGTGCTCTTTTCGGCTTCTGCATAAATTGGTTTAGTGTCTAAATACTATATGTTATATATGGCCTTGTGACAGTTAAGTAGAGTAGTTTCCCTAGTAACTTTTTATACTAGCTGAAGTCTGTTAACACTTCATCATCAATTGCATTAGAGCTGCTAGTATGTTCATCATACTCCTTAGTGGTCAGTTTGATGTTGGCTTCAATAGGTGTTGCTGCAGGTTTTGCTTCTCCCAGTCCAAGCCTAGAAATTAGCTTTAGAGTGTACTTCCTTTGGTGCATTAGAATGCCTTGTTGTGACCTGGCAAAATCAATTCCAAGAAAGTATTTAAGATCTCctaggtctttttttttcattttgaatGTCAGTTGCAACTTGGTCTTCATCTCTACTATTAATGTCAGTTTAGGCCTAGTGATtagcatgtcatcaacataaaccaaGATGATTATGATGTGTTCCCCTGACCCTTTGATGAATAGGGAGTGATCATGTTGGCTTTGCATGAAGCCAAACCTCATAAGTGTCTCAAACAACTTATCATTCCACTGTCTTGGTTCATGTTTGAGCCCATATAGAGATTTCAAGAGTCTGCATGCTGGTCTTGTCTCCCTCTGACTCTGAAATCCCTGGGGTAAAGTCATGTATATCTCATCATGTGGGTCCCCTTGAAGAAAAGCATTGTACTCATCCATTTGATGAATGTGCCAATGTTCAGAGGCAGCAACAACTAGGATGGTTCTAACAGTAACCATCTTAACTACTAGATTTAATGTTTCTTGGTAGTCAATACCCTCATGTTGGATGTACCATTTGGCCACCAGCCTGGCTTTGAACGTTTCCACCTCTCCTGTAGCTTTGTACTTCACCTTATAGATCCACTTACATCTAATAGGCACGTTGCCTTCAGGTAAGGACACCACATCCCAGGTGTGATTGGATTCTAATGCAGCAATTTCAGCTTGCATAGCTTCAACCCACCTAGGATCTTGAACAGCTTGCTCAAAAGAAGTAGTCTCCTAGATTGCAGAGAATGCTGTCAAATAGGCCTGATACTTGGGAGAAATTCCATCACAGGACACATAGTTAGCAATGGAATAGGGACCAGACTTTTGTCCAGGTTGTGATACAAAGTCATTCATCCATATAGGAGCCTGCCTTGTCCTCAAAGATCTCCTCAGACTAGTAGAGTTCTGAGTAGAAGGAGGAAGTGTAGAAGGCATCACATCTTCTACTAACTAGTGCAAAGGAGAAGAGTCAGTAGACTCATGCCTAGCAGGAACATAAGGAAGTGAAGGCTGCTCTTCACTAGAAGTCTAGAACTGGACAAGTCGGGAGGCAAGATAATAAGAGGTATTGTGGATGTGATATCTTTGAAGGGAAATATATCTTCCCTAAAGTTGACATCCATgttgataaaaaaaataatgagaagagagatcCAGTAGAATGTAGGCCTTCTGAGTATCAGAGAAGCCCATGAGAACAACTGGCTTAGCTCTGGGCATAAGTTTATATGTTTTATGAACTTGCTTGGCATAGCACAAGCAACCAAGAATTCTTAAGTGACCCAGGTTAGGTGCCCTACCATACAACATTTCAAAGGGAGAAAGACCATGAAAATAGAAGATGGCATCCTATTTATGATGTACAATGTTGCAAGCACACAATGCCCCCAATACTTGATGGCAATATTAGCTTGAAACCTTAAATCTCGTGTGACTCTCTAGGATGTGCATGTGTTTTCTCTCAGCAACTCCATTTTGCTAAGGAGTATAAGCACATATACTTTAATGAATAATACCATACTTCTGAAACAATATGGTACAGTTAGAGTTAACAAACTCAGAGCCATTGCCTGACCCGACTACTTTCATAATTTTGTTAAACTGAATTTGAATGAACACAATAAGCTGAGTAAGAACCACACACACACATCAGATTTGAGCTTCAGTAGGAATAACCAAGTCATCGTAGTAAAGTCATTGACCTCTGTCAAAAAATACTTATTGCCATCAAAAGTTGCACAGTTATATAGACCCCAAAAACATCAAGATGTATTAGATCAAAGGCAGCAACAATCATAATACAACTAGAAGCGAATGGCAACCTAGTTTGCCTAGCACA
Coding sequences:
- the LOC104215515 gene encoding uncharacterized protein isoform X2, translated to MANPGQREGYNLEYRCKVDDSWYSVRLVLKGQRLTVKYEGYQVEVDTIFDAGEFKSKEEVDELVGRFRCVSPQLQDSECCTLKEGMIVSVACNAFGEDDMLFYDAVIEAIHNVDHSFPNGEEECLCTFIISWLHGPKEGCLTATRIEGMCTIKGVAQVDPKIASFLKLVNQNLGKSSSMLTSASKNDSPASKVSFCERTGSNLSINSSFEGINSAKSIVGVTSGDSKYSRDWEQDKDLGRLYPSSHLMLIENLERNLLPSSFRDFIHENTSVSSEVYILPSLSMPYARSIIVVDCEAKLQQIHQFLENPAHLVVSSTGRPLVITERDSRQDIIKMWSWSLGYGPQDMHLGSISTDKDLMVVHSGTETYKRAKQLKDLFLEFTTHLKQLYQKFSVEEMMILQTQQQFNQSFIHRAMCEP
- the LOC104215515 gene encoding uncharacterized protein isoform X3; this translates as MANPGQREGYNLEYRCKVDDSWYSVRLVLKGQRLTVKYEGYQVEVDTIFDAGEFKSKEEVDELVGRFRCVSPQLQDSECCTLKEGMIVSVACNAFGEDDMLFYDAVIEAIHNVDHSFPNGEEECLCTFIISWLHGPKEGCLTATRIEGMCTIKGVAQVDPKIASFLKLVNQNLGKSSSMLTSASKNDSPASKVSFCERTGSNLSINSSFEGINSAKSIVGVTSGATDSKYSRDWEQDKDLGRLYPSSHLMLIENLERNLLPSSFRDFIHENTSVSSEVYILPSLSMPYARSIIVVDCEAKLQQIHQFLENPAHLVVSSTGRIWSKK
- the LOC104215515 gene encoding uncharacterized protein isoform X1 encodes the protein MANPGQREGYNLEYRCKVDDSWYSVRLVLKGQRLTVKYEGYQVEVDTIFDAGEFKSKEEVDELVGRFRCVSPQLQDSECCTLKEGMIVSVACNAFGEDDMLFYDAVIEAIHNVDHSFPNGEEECLCTFIISWLHGPKEGCLTATRIEGMCTIKGVAQVDPKIASFLKLVNQNLGKSSSMLTSASKNDSPASKVSFCERTGSNLSINSSFEGINSAKSIVGVTSGATDSKYSRDWEQDKDLGRLYPSSHLMLIENLERNLLPSSFRDFIHENTSVSSEVYILPSLSMPYARSIIVVDCEAKLQQIHQFLENPAHLVVSSTGRPLVITERDSRQDIIKMWSWSLGYGPQDMHLGSISTDKDLMVVHSGTETYKRAKQLKDLFLEFTTHLKQLYQKFSVEEMMILQTQQQFNQSFIHRAMCEP